The genomic DNA TTCTATTAAAATATTATCGAATTCCTTTCCTTTTTCGTTGAATTTTACAGGAGAATCATGTGTAAGTGAGTGAGATAAATCACCAGAAGCTATTACTGCAATTCTAAGACTTTGGTGAGAAATTACCTCTTTTAATGCACTTCCAAAATTTATATGTTCTTTTGTGGAAAATTCACTATAGCCAATTGGTAAAATTTTTACATTTGGTAGATGTTTTGTTAGGTAATGAAGTGGAATTGTAGCCCCGTGATCCAATTTTTCTTGGCTCACAAGTCGTGCAGGAGTTTTTGTGTGCATTTGTGCGCGTGAAACCAAAGCAGCTAATTCGGGTATTCCATACCATTCTTTTTTTGTAGCCACATCTCCAAATTCTTCAAAAGAAGACATAAAGTGAGTATGAGCATTTACAGTAAAAGCATCCTTAAAAAAAGATCCGTGAGGTGAAATTGTAATAATTACATTT from Candidatus Magasanikbacteria bacterium includes the following:
- the amrB gene encoding AmmeMemoRadiSam system protein B yields the protein MSLVFAAITPHSPALIPNIGKDKLDVIKKTKEAMEKLEAELYVTKPNVIITISPHGSFFKDAFTVNAHTHFMSSFEEFGDVATKKEWYGIPELAALVSRAQMHTKTPARLVSQEKLDHGATIPLHYLTKHLPNVKILPIGYSEFSTKEHINFGSALKEVISHQSLRIAVIASGDLSHSLTHDSPVKFNEKGKEFDNILIELLETRNTLGISNFSEELIKGASECGYRSILILLGILKNKNFHFKNLSYEHPFGVGYLVGKFDF